In one window of Duganella dendranthematis DNA:
- a CDS encoding M20/M25/M40 family metallo-hydrolase yields MNKAAWWLAVLAAAGAAHGAALTPVQQQMRSIYQELVETNTTNSVGSCTVAAQKMARRLKAGGFKDNELQMIIPPGGPQKGNLIARLKGDGSKKPLLLLAHIDVVEAKREDWERDPFKLVEENGMFYARGSSDDKAMAAAFVNNMLLYKKEKLPLKRDIILALTCDEELVPSQFDGAEYLVNHHRALIDAEIALNEGGGGLLDKDGKPVRHGIQAGEKIYQSFQLEVTNPGGHSSAPFKDNAIYHLADGLSRLGQFSFPFKLSPVTRAYYERMSTIEKGQVAQDMKAILQDPPDQAALERLYAVSPVHNSTVRTTCVATKVDAGHADNALPQRARATVNCRILPGEPIAEVQATLQRVVADDKIKITRIGDGVDGPMPPMTPVLMAAVEDISNAMWPGVPVVPTMSTGGTDGRFLNNAGIWTYGVSGMFHGPEGSGAHGLNEHIRVKSLYDGQEYLYRLGKRLATE; encoded by the coding sequence ATGAACAAGGCGGCTTGGTGGTTGGCGGTGTTGGCGGCGGCGGGCGCGGCGCACGGGGCGGCGTTGACGCCGGTTCAGCAGCAGATGCGGTCGATTTACCAGGAGCTGGTGGAGACCAATACCACCAATTCGGTTGGCTCCTGTACCGTGGCCGCGCAGAAGATGGCCAGGCGCCTCAAAGCCGGCGGCTTCAAGGACAACGAACTGCAGATGATCATCCCGCCCGGCGGCCCGCAAAAAGGCAATCTGATCGCGCGCCTGAAGGGCGACGGCAGCAAGAAACCGCTGCTGCTGCTGGCCCATATCGACGTGGTCGAGGCCAAGCGCGAGGACTGGGAGCGCGATCCGTTCAAGCTGGTCGAGGAAAACGGCATGTTTTACGCGCGCGGTTCGTCGGACGACAAGGCGATGGCCGCCGCCTTCGTCAACAATATGCTGCTCTACAAAAAAGAGAAGCTGCCGCTGAAGCGCGACATTATCCTGGCGCTGACCTGCGATGAGGAGCTGGTGCCGTCCCAGTTTGACGGCGCCGAATACCTGGTCAACCATCACCGTGCGCTGATCGACGCCGAGATCGCGCTGAACGAAGGCGGCGGCGGTCTGCTGGACAAGGACGGCAAGCCGGTGCGCCACGGCATCCAGGCTGGCGAAAAAATCTACCAGAGCTTCCAGCTGGAGGTGACCAATCCCGGCGGCCACAGTTCTGCGCCGTTCAAGGACAACGCGATTTATCATCTGGCCGATGGTTTGTCGCGGCTGGGGCAGTTCTCGTTCCCGTTCAAGCTGTCGCCGGTCACGCGCGCGTACTACGAGCGCATGTCGACGATTGAGAAGGGCCAGGTGGCGCAGGACATGAAGGCGATCCTGCAAGATCCGCCGGACCAGGCGGCGCTGGAGCGTTTGTATGCAGTGAGCCCCGTCCACAATTCCACCGTGCGCACCACCTGCGTGGCGACCAAGGTCGATGCCGGCCACGCCGATAATGCGCTGCCGCAGCGGGCGCGGGCCACGGTCAATTGCCGCATTCTGCCGGGCGAGCCGATCGCCGAGGTGCAGGCGACCTTGCAGCGCGTGGTGGCCGATGACAAGATCAAGATCACCCGCATCGGTGATGGCGTGGATGGCCCGATGCCGCCCATGACGCCGGTGCTGATGGCGGCGGTGGAAGATATCAGTAACGCCATGTGGCCGGGCGTGCCGGTGGTGCCGACCATGTCGACCGGCGGCACCGATGGCCGTTTCCTCAACAATGCCGGCATCTGGACGTATGGCGTCAGCGGCATGTTCCATGGTCCGGAAGGCAGCGGTGCGCATGGTTTGAATGAGCACATTCGCGTGAAGTCGCTGTACGATGGCCAGGAATACCTGTACCGCCTCGGCAAGCGGCTGGCGACGGAATAG
- a CDS encoding alpha-amylase family glycosyl hydrolase, with protein MKKLAASLILATLFTAAHAEPKHPAWSRSSNVYEVNPRQFSKEGTLNAVTASLPRLKQMGVDIVWLMPIHPIGQKNHKGTLGSYYAVQDYSAVNPDYGTIDDLRKLVKQAHALGMHVIIDWVGNHTAWDNPWVTQHPDWFKKNDKGEIYSVTFKNEAGGTEEWSDVVGLDYDNKELWKGMTDAMAFWVKDVGIDGFRCDAAGLVPTAFWDQARAQLDKIKPVFMLAEWNEPALHDKAFDASYDWPLNSIMKKIGKGEAGAAELRDYVTNPPKAYPRDAYRLQFTNNHDINSWEGADKDLYGPAWGAMTVLSYTLPGIPLVYNGQESRLDKKLEFFEKDPIDWKNYELEGFFAGLNALKKQNPALWSGTAGGAVQLLDVGNPQVFAFKRQQGANHVRVIVNPTAQPQKYKVPGEPGQSTLKPWRWRIVVPE; from the coding sequence ATGAAAAAGCTTGCCGCCTCGCTGATCCTGGCGACGTTATTCACCGCCGCCCACGCCGAGCCGAAACACCCGGCGTGGTCACGCAGCTCCAATGTGTATGAAGTCAACCCGCGCCAGTTCAGCAAGGAAGGCACGCTGAACGCGGTCACCGCCAGCCTGCCGCGCCTCAAGCAGATGGGCGTGGACATCGTCTGGCTGATGCCGATCCACCCGATTGGCCAGAAGAACCACAAGGGCACGCTGGGCAGCTACTATGCGGTGCAGGACTACAGCGCCGTCAACCCGGACTACGGCACCATCGACGACCTGCGCAAGCTGGTCAAGCAGGCGCACGCGCTGGGCATGCACGTCATCATCGACTGGGTGGGCAACCACACGGCGTGGGACAACCCGTGGGTGACGCAGCACCCGGACTGGTTCAAGAAAAACGACAAGGGTGAAATCTACTCGGTCACCTTCAAGAACGAAGCCGGCGGCACCGAAGAGTGGAGCGACGTCGTGGGCCTCGACTACGACAACAAGGAACTGTGGAAGGGCATGACCGACGCCATGGCCTTCTGGGTCAAGGACGTGGGCATCGACGGCTTCCGCTGCGACGCCGCCGGCCTGGTGCCGACCGCCTTCTGGGACCAGGCGCGCGCGCAGCTGGACAAGATCAAGCCGGTGTTCATGCTGGCCGAATGGAACGAACCGGCGCTGCACGACAAAGCCTTCGACGCCAGCTACGACTGGCCGCTAAATAGCATCATGAAGAAGATCGGCAAGGGCGAAGCCGGGGCCGCCGAGCTGCGCGACTACGTCACCAACCCGCCGAAAGCCTACCCGCGCGATGCCTATCGTCTGCAGTTCACCAACAACCACGACATCAACTCGTGGGAAGGTGCGGACAAGGATTTGTATGGCCCGGCGTGGGGCGCGATGACGGTGCTGAGCTACACGCTGCCCGGCATCCCGCTGGTCTACAACGGCCAGGAATCGAGGCTGGACAAGAAGCTGGAGTTCTTCGAGAAAGATCCGATCGACTGGAAGAACTATGAGCTGGAAGGCTTCTTCGCCGGTCTCAACGCGCTGAAGAAACAGAACCCGGCGCTGTGGAGCGGCACAGCCGGCGGCGCGGTGCAGTTGCTGGATGTCGGCAACCCGCAGGTGTTTGCCTTCAAGCGCCAGCAAGGCGCCAACCATGTGCGCGTGATCGTCAACCCGACCGCCCAGCCGCAGAAGTACAAAGTGCCCGGCGAACCGGGCCAGTCCACGCTGAAGCCGTGGCGCTGGCGCATCGTCGTACCAGAGTAA